The Thalassotalea sp. 273M-4 genome includes a region encoding these proteins:
- the tesB gene encoding acyl-CoA thioesterase II, producing the protein MRNVLNELLGLLELEQLDDNLFVGQSQDLGFRNVFGGQVIGQALSAAKKTVQPERHLHSFHSYFLRPGDATKSITYLVDITRNGRSFSTRRVQAMQQGKIIFNMMASFQLEEKGFSHQDPMPEVTPPEQLPSMQEILLAQKHLIPAFMHDAVFAPKPIEFRPVKQYDWLNPQKSEPKNQVWMKAIDVMPNDQRIHKYLLAYASDYNFLPTAIHPLGKSIWSKNFQIATIDHAMWFHRPVHFDDWLLYDIDSPSASGGRGLVRGKIFNQAGELVASTSQEGVIRQR; encoded by the coding sequence ATGAGAAATGTATTAAACGAATTGTTAGGGCTGTTGGAATTAGAGCAATTGGATGACAATTTGTTTGTCGGCCAGAGTCAAGATTTGGGTTTTCGCAATGTCTTTGGTGGCCAAGTGATTGGCCAGGCATTATCGGCAGCCAAAAAAACGGTACAGCCAGAAAGGCACTTGCATTCATTTCATAGCTATTTTTTAAGGCCCGGTGATGCGACCAAGTCCATTACTTATTTGGTTGATATTACGCGCAATGGCCGCAGTTTTAGTACTCGTCGAGTACAAGCCATGCAACAGGGTAAAATCATTTTTAATATGATGGCCTCGTTTCAACTCGAAGAGAAAGGCTTTAGTCACCAAGATCCTATGCCAGAGGTGACACCGCCAGAACAATTGCCATCAATGCAAGAAATTTTACTTGCACAAAAGCACCTAATTCCGGCGTTCATGCACGATGCGGTTTTTGCACCTAAACCGATAGAGTTTCGGCCGGTAAAACAATATGACTGGCTTAATCCGCAAAAATCAGAGCCCAAAAATCAAGTATGGATGAAAGCAATAGATGTGATGCCAAATGATCAACGCATTCACAAATACTTGCTGGCGTACGCATCCGATTATAATTTTTTACCGACAGCGATACACCCGCTCGGCAAAAGCATTTGGTCAAAAAACTTTCAAATTGCCACTATCGATCACGCAATGTGGTTTCACCGCCCCGTCCACTTTGATGATTGGCTGTTATACGATATCGATAGTCCTTCCGCGAGTGGTGGTCGAGGCTTGGTCCGCGGTAAAATTTTTAACCAAGCGGGTGAGCTTGTAGCCTCGACTTCACAAGAAGGGGTTATCCGCCAACGCTAA
- a CDS encoding DUF523 domain-containing protein, whose translation MEKILISSCLLGNKVRYDGEAKAIAHPQITQWHQQNRFVVLCPEVAGGLSIPRARAEQYKDQVFDEFGHDVTKAFIQGANKALALCQQHQIKFALLKEFSPSCGANFVYDGSFSGQKIEGMGVTATLLLQHQIQVFSELQIEQLQQALKSP comes from the coding sequence TTGGAAAAAATACTGATCAGTAGTTGTCTACTTGGAAATAAAGTCCGCTATGATGGTGAGGCCAAAGCCATTGCTCATCCGCAGATAACACAGTGGCATCAACAAAATCGTTTCGTGGTTTTGTGTCCAGAGGTCGCAGGAGGGTTGTCAATACCAAGAGCAAGAGCAGAGCAGTATAAAGACCAAGTGTTTGATGAATTTGGTCATGACGTCACCAAGGCCTTTATCCAAGGTGCCAATAAAGCCTTAGCATTGTGTCAGCAGCATCAAATAAAATTTGCCTTATTAAAAGAGTTTAGTCCGTCATGTGGGGCTAATTTTGTTTATGATGGTTCCTTTTCAGGGCAAAAAATAGAGGGGATGGGAGTAACCGCCACCTTGCTTTTGCAACATCAGATTCAAGTCTTTAGTGAATTGCAAATAGAACAACTCCAGCAAGCTCTAAAAAGCCCGTAG
- the ilvY gene encoding HTH-type transcriptional activator IlvY, whose protein sequence is MEIKSLQAFCHLADSLHFGQSAKALHLSPSTLSRMVQRLEETLGSELFIRDNRRVQLTQAGGTFLKFAEQQIQQWQLLQIQLQTDRVELSGSLRIFCSVTAAYSHLPTLLEGFRLQHPKVEIILVTGNAADAVFEVSKNTADIAIAAKPESMPSSVEFKEIGKIPMAIIAPTMACQVKLDLKQQPIEWATIPVILPDHGPARSRFELWLKKQGVTRPKVYATVTGHEALVSMVALGCGIGIAPQVVIDNSPVKDRVYTLSEPDTISAFDLGLCWQKRKTTQPIVKAFLDSLPK, encoded by the coding sequence ATGGAAATCAAATCATTGCAGGCATTTTGTCATTTAGCCGATAGTTTACATTTTGGTCAAAGTGCGAAAGCGTTGCATTTGAGTCCTTCAACTCTAAGTAGAATGGTTCAGCGGTTAGAAGAGACCCTTGGTAGCGAGCTGTTCATTCGAGATAATCGGCGAGTACAATTGACTCAAGCTGGTGGCACATTCCTCAAATTTGCCGAACAACAAATTCAGCAATGGCAACTATTGCAAATTCAGCTGCAAACAGACCGAGTTGAACTTAGTGGGAGCCTGCGTATTTTCTGTTCCGTTACCGCGGCTTATTCTCATTTACCAACATTGTTAGAAGGCTTTCGCTTACAGCACCCTAAAGTTGAAATTATTCTCGTAACAGGCAATGCCGCTGATGCGGTATTTGAGGTTAGTAAAAATACCGCCGACATTGCCATTGCTGCAAAGCCTGAATCTATGCCAAGCTCAGTTGAATTTAAAGAGATAGGAAAAATACCTATGGCGATCATTGCACCAACGATGGCATGTCAGGTAAAACTAGACTTAAAGCAACAACCGATAGAATGGGCAACCATACCTGTGATCTTACCCGATCATGGTCCTGCTCGAAGCCGTTTTGAGTTATGGTTAAAAAAGCAAGGAGTCACAAGACCGAAAGTTTATGCCACTGTTACAGGGCATGAAGCGTTAGTATCCATGGTCGCTCTCGGTTGTGGTATTGGTATAGCACCGCAAGTTGTTATAGATAACTCGCCAGTTAAAGACCGCGTATATACATTATCGGAGCCTGATACTATTTCAGCGTTTGATTTAGGCCTATGTTGGCAAAAGCGTAAAACAACACAACCTATAGTAAAAGCTTTTCTGGACAGCCTGCCAAAGTAA
- a CDS encoding metallophosphoesterase, giving the protein MFRLYILCLLSTFCFIGCGGSNNPSQNDSARFSPSNLEQNYLCNNSHQALSADIYDQPGIHLYVIGDTGTGDDNQRTSAEILEAYHIQYPLDGIIHTGDIFYNDGITGIDDPYIRSRFLGIYSQLAIANVPWYWTVGNHDYEGSINAIVELSEKQSQIHFPYRYYQKSISKGEISVNLFAVDTTAFILGAEQLDQLAWLNEALAKSQSQTNLIFGHHPIVSNGKHGGSDILKAGLQSLLKSFKVPLYLSGHEHNLEYIESSELPNYLISGAGGAKLRSIECGKSSAFAQSAFGGFSLYITSNQIYIVPVTDPMPQVMYTIIP; this is encoded by the coding sequence ATGTTTAGACTTTATATATTGTGCCTTCTCAGCACCTTTTGTTTTATCGGCTGTGGCGGTAGTAATAACCCGTCACAAAACGATTCTGCGCGGTTTTCCCCTTCCAACCTTGAACAAAACTATCTTTGTAATAACAGCCATCAAGCTCTTTCAGCGGATATTTATGATCAACCTGGTATTCATCTTTATGTGATAGGCGATACTGGCACAGGTGATGACAATCAGCGTACAAGTGCAGAAATTCTTGAAGCCTATCATATCCAATACCCATTAGATGGGATCATTCACACGGGGGATATATTTTATAACGACGGCATTACAGGTATTGATGATCCTTACATTAGGAGCCGATTTTTAGGCATCTACTCACAACTTGCCATAGCAAATGTGCCTTGGTATTGGACAGTCGGTAACCATGACTATGAAGGAAGCATTAACGCCATAGTCGAACTAAGCGAGAAACAGTCACAGATCCATTTCCCTTATCGATACTACCAAAAGAGCATTTCAAAAGGCGAGATCTCGGTAAACTTATTTGCAGTTGATACGACTGCCTTTATTCTTGGCGCTGAACAATTAGATCAACTGGCTTGGCTAAATGAGGCGTTAGCTAAATCACAATCTCAAACCAATTTGATTTTTGGTCATCATCCAATCGTATCAAACGGCAAACACGGTGGTAGCGATATATTAAAAGCAGGCTTACAGTCTTTACTTAAAAGTTTTAAAGTGCCTCTGTATTTATCAGGGCATGAACACAATTTGGAATACATAGAATCTTCTGAGTTGCCTAATTATTTAATATCAGGAGCTGGCGGAGCAAAGTTACGCTCTATTGAGTGTGGCAAAAGTTCGGCTTTTGCCCAGAGCGCTTTTGGCGGATTTTCACTTTATATAACGAGCAATCAAATTTATATAGTTCCCGTTACCGATCCTATGCCCCAAGTAATGTATACAATTATCCCTTAG
- a CDS encoding glutamate-5-semialdehyde dehydrogenase has protein sequence MTKMATKAKVAALTAAQLPTRLKNKLLCAMAENIIRHQQQILEANHLDMEKAKMNAVAAAMQDRLLLTKERIEGISKALLDIVQLPDPLGYKAQTKSLPSGIEVQKMRIPLGVIAMIYEARPNVTAEAAALCLKAGNAVILRGGSEALHSNLALADVLHQTLTSFNLPKEIISVVSDPAREVIHTLLTLNESIDLVIPRGGEGLIRFVTNHSRIPVIQHFKGVCHLYVDKAADLQKALAILVNGKTQRPSACNALETLLVHQDIAEPFLTMAATELNSFKVMVHGCENSQPYFVGAIPATEADYHAEYLAQEIAVKVVKNYEQAISHIQTYGSNHTEVIVTEDPATADDFVRQIHSSVVMVNASSRFSDGGELGLGSEIGISTSKLHAYGPMGLEALTTEKFVVKGQGQVRI, from the coding sequence ATGACCAAAATGGCGACCAAGGCCAAGGTTGCGGCGTTAACCGCCGCTCAATTACCCACCAGGTTAAAAAATAAGTTGCTCTGTGCTATGGCCGAAAACATTATTCGCCACCAACAGCAGATCTTAGAGGCCAATCATCTCGATATGGAAAAGGCAAAAATGAATGCAGTAGCTGCTGCCATGCAAGACCGACTATTACTAACGAAAGAGCGTATAGAAGGGATCAGTAAGGCTCTATTAGATATTGTTCAACTACCTGACCCTTTGGGGTATAAAGCCCAAACCAAATCCTTACCAAGTGGGATTGAGGTACAAAAAATGCGGATCCCGTTAGGGGTTATAGCAATGATTTATGAAGCCAGACCTAATGTGACCGCTGAAGCCGCCGCATTATGCTTAAAAGCGGGAAATGCCGTGATATTGCGTGGTGGCTCGGAAGCTCTGCACTCTAATTTAGCCCTAGCGGATGTTTTACACCAAACACTGACATCGTTTAACCTGCCTAAAGAGATCATCAGTGTGGTGTCCGATCCTGCTCGGGAAGTGATTCATACCTTATTAACGTTAAATGAATCCATCGATTTAGTGATCCCGCGTGGTGGTGAAGGGTTAATCCGTTTTGTCACCAATCATTCGCGAATCCCGGTTATTCAGCATTTTAAAGGCGTATGCCATTTATATGTTGATAAAGCCGCCGATCTGCAAAAAGCCTTAGCCATATTGGTCAATGGTAAAACCCAACGCCCCAGTGCTTGTAATGCCTTGGAAACGTTATTGGTGCATCAAGATATAGCAGAACCTTTTTTGACCATGGCGGCGACAGAGTTAAATTCATTTAAGGTGATGGTGCATGGCTGTGAAAACTCCCAACCTTACTTTGTCGGCGCCATACCCGCTACGGAAGCGGATTATCATGCCGAATACTTAGCTCAGGAAATTGCCGTAAAAGTGGTGAAAAATTATGAGCAAGCGATAAGCCACATTCAAACCTACGGTTCCAATCATACCGAAGTCATTGTGACTGAAGATCCGGCAACAGCAGATGATTTTGTCAGACAAATTCATTCGTCGGTGGTGATGGTGAATGCTTCGTCGCGATTCTCCGACGGTGGGGAACTCGGTTTAGGCTCAGAAATTGGTATATCGACCAGCAAATTACACGCTTATGGACCAATGGGGTTAGAAGCGCTAACCACTGAAAAGTTTGTCGTAAAAGGACAAGGACAGGTGAGAATTTAA
- the ilvC gene encoding ketol-acid reductoisomerase gives MANYFNTLSLREKLAQLGKCRFMKRDEFSDGCQFLKGWNIVIVGCGAQGLNQGLNMRDSGLNISYALRDAAIAEKRQSWQWATENGFNVGTYDELLPDADMVLNLTPDKQHSNVVRAIMPLMKQGATLAYSHGFNIVEEGMQIRPDITVVMVAPKCPGTEVREEYKRGFGVPTLIAVHPENDPKGDGLTIAKAYASATGGDRAGVLESSFIAEVKSDLMGEQTILCGMLQTAAVLGHKQLLALGMDAGYARKLLQYGIEVTTEGLKHGGITNMMDRLSNPAKIRTFDMSEQLKTILKPLFDKHMDDIIEGRFSQTMMQDWANDDADLLRWRAETADTSFEQAPDCDITITEQEYYDKGIFIVAMIKAGVELAFDAMVASGIIEESAYYESLHETPLIANCIARNKLYEMNVVISDTAEYGNYLFTHAAVPLLTDFVSQLTLEDLGEGLTTKNNGVDNLRLIEVNEAIRNHGVEIIGKELRGYMTDMKRIVEAQ, from the coding sequence ATGGCCAATTATTTCAATACCTTAAGTTTGCGTGAAAAGTTAGCACAACTGGGAAAATGTCGTTTTATGAAACGAGATGAATTTAGTGATGGATGTCAATTTCTCAAAGGCTGGAATATTGTTATTGTTGGTTGTGGCGCACAAGGTCTTAACCAAGGTTTAAATATGCGCGATTCTGGATTAAACATTTCTTATGCATTGCGCGATGCAGCGATTGCTGAGAAACGTCAATCTTGGCAATGGGCAACCGAAAATGGCTTTAACGTTGGTACCTATGATGAACTTCTTCCCGATGCCGATATGGTGTTAAACCTGACGCCAGATAAACAACATAGCAATGTGGTAAGGGCCATTATGCCACTAATGAAGCAAGGCGCAACGTTAGCATACTCTCATGGCTTTAATATTGTTGAAGAAGGGATGCAAATTCGCCCAGACATTACCGTGGTCATGGTGGCACCTAAGTGTCCAGGTACCGAAGTTCGCGAAGAATACAAACGCGGTTTTGGGGTACCAACGCTTATTGCGGTTCACCCAGAAAACGATCCCAAAGGAGATGGGTTAACAATAGCGAAAGCTTATGCCTCGGCAACGGGGGGTGATCGGGCCGGTGTGTTGGAATCATCGTTTATCGCCGAAGTAAAATCCGACTTGATGGGTGAACAAACCATTTTATGTGGCATGTTACAAACCGCAGCGGTTTTAGGTCATAAACAATTATTGGCATTAGGGATGGATGCTGGCTACGCTCGAAAATTATTGCAATATGGTATTGAGGTTACTACCGAAGGTCTTAAACACGGTGGTATCACGAATATGATGGATCGTTTATCAAATCCGGCGAAAATTCGCACTTTTGATATGTCGGAGCAGTTAAAGACTATTCTCAAGCCGTTATTTGATAAACATATGGATGACATCATTGAAGGTCGTTTCTCACAAACCATGATGCAAGACTGGGCAAATGATGATGCCGATTTATTACGTTGGCGAGCAGAAACTGCCGACACCAGTTTTGAACAAGCACCAGACTGCGACATTACCATTACGGAACAGGAATACTACGATAAAGGGATTTTCATTGTCGCGATGATAAAAGCTGGGGTTGAGTTGGCCTTTGATGCCATGGTTGCTTCAGGGATTATTGAAGAGTCCGCCTACTATGAGTCACTACATGAAACACCATTGATTGCCAATTGTATTGCCCGCAATAAATTATATGAGATGAATGTGGTCATTTCGGATACCGCCGAATACGGCAACTATCTATTTACTCATGCCGCGGTGCCTTTATTAACAGATTTTGTCAGTCAATTAACCTTAGAAGATTTAGGCGAAGGTTTAACCACAAAAAACAACGGTGTAGACAACTTACGTTTAATTGAAGTGAACGAGGCTATTCGTAACCATGGGGTGGAAATCATTGGTAAAGAATTGCGAGGCTACATGACTGACATGAAGCGGATCGTTGAGGCGCAATAA
- a CDS encoding DUF1538 family protein — MKAFLQSMLASAKDLLPIVLVITFFQLFVLKQPMPNLLTILVGLLMVVTGLTFFVFGLEKALFPLGESMANAFARKGSVFWLLIFAFFLGFGTTIAEPALIAVAAKAGEIAAEGGVIATNKQAINAYALGLRITVALSVGVAIVLGVIRILKGWPIQRVIIIGYMLVVIMTYFAPQSIIGIAYDSGGVTTSTITVPLVTALGVGLASAIKGRNPMLDGFGLIAFASLLPMIFVMIYGMVY, encoded by the coding sequence ATGAAAGCCTTTTTGCAATCGATGTTAGCTAGCGCTAAAGATTTATTACCCATAGTACTGGTGATTACATTCTTCCAACTTTTCGTTTTAAAGCAACCCATGCCCAATTTATTGACTATTTTAGTTGGCTTGCTCATGGTGGTTACCGGACTCACCTTCTTTGTGTTTGGTCTGGAAAAGGCTTTGTTTCCTCTAGGCGAAAGCATGGCCAACGCCTTCGCTCGTAAAGGCAGTGTATTTTGGCTATTGATATTCGCTTTTTTTCTCGGCTTTGGTACCACCATCGCTGAACCGGCGTTAATTGCGGTCGCAGCAAAAGCAGGGGAAATAGCAGCAGAAGGTGGGGTTATTGCAACAAACAAGCAAGCAATTAATGCCTATGCCCTTGGTCTGAGAATAACCGTGGCTTTATCGGTTGGCGTGGCCATTGTATTAGGGGTGATCAGAATATTAAAAGGTTGGCCAATACAACGAGTCATCATCATTGGTTATATGTTGGTTGTAATTATGACTTACTTCGCTCCCCAGAGCATTATTGGCATAGCATACGATTCAGGCGGGGTGACAACATCCACCATCACGGTGCCTCTTGTTACCGCACTCGGAGTGGGTTTAGCTTCGGCGATTAAAGGGCGCAATCCAATGCTTGATGGTTTTGGTTTGATTGCGTTTGCGTCTTTGTTACCGATGATTTTTGTGATGATTTACGGAATGGTTTACTAA
- a CDS encoding mechanosensitive ion channel family protein: MFELIQSWLINYGISEQYVMLSAAAIKVILLGMICVFSFYITKYQVLRIVSKIVSKTTNKLDDYLISHHVFSRLAWLVPATVLLALAPVVVGDHPKLVLALTVFARIAITLQVARCISALLNVTNSVFQESSKERYLPLNATTQLLKLAVYLVAIILVIATILDRSPIYLLSGLGALTAVLLLIFQDTIKGLVASIQISANKMVAPGDWIEMPQYGADGDVLEIALNTVKVKNWDNTITTIPTYALISESFKNWRGMSSSGGRRIKRSLSIDMASIQFCSTELLQRLSQFTLLHDYLNQKQDELQQYHQLKGLDENNLNRRQLTNIGTFRAYINAYLKQHPNVHQHMTCMVRQLKPTDKGLPLELYFFSNDIKWVNYEAIQADIFDHLLAIAPMFDLRVFQAPSGYDFQQVQMLPASKVSVGG; the protein is encoded by the coding sequence ATGTTTGAGCTTATACAATCATGGTTAATCAACTATGGTATCTCAGAGCAATACGTAATGCTGTCTGCGGCTGCAATCAAAGTCATTTTATTAGGCATGATTTGTGTTTTCAGTTTTTATATTACCAAATACCAGGTGCTAAGAATTGTCAGTAAAATTGTTAGTAAAACGACAAACAAGTTAGATGATTACTTAATCAGCCATCATGTTTTTAGTCGCTTGGCTTGGTTAGTGCCTGCAACGGTATTGCTTGCCCTAGCCCCTGTTGTTGTCGGCGATCACCCCAAGCTGGTCTTGGCCTTAACGGTTTTTGCTCGAATCGCTATTACGCTGCAAGTAGCCCGATGCATTAGTGCTTTATTGAACGTCACCAATAGTGTGTTTCAAGAGTCCAGCAAAGAAAGGTATCTGCCCTTAAATGCCACCACGCAATTATTGAAACTGGCGGTTTATTTAGTTGCAATCATTTTAGTCATAGCCACTATTTTAGATAGATCACCGATTTATTTACTCAGTGGTCTTGGCGCATTAACAGCCGTTTTATTGTTGATCTTTCAAGACACGATTAAGGGCTTAGTCGCCAGCATTCAAATTTCGGCCAATAAGATGGTTGCGCCTGGTGACTGGATTGAAATGCCACAATATGGTGCCGATGGTGACGTATTGGAAATTGCTTTAAATACAGTCAAAGTTAAAAACTGGGACAACACAATTACCACTATTCCCACTTATGCGTTGATTAGTGAGTCATTTAAAAACTGGCGTGGAATGTCATCTTCAGGTGGTCGACGGATAAAGCGCAGCTTAAGTATTGATATGGCCAGTATTCAATTTTGTTCAACAGAGCTTTTACAGCGCTTATCTCAATTCACCTTATTACACGATTACCTGAACCAAAAACAAGATGAATTACAGCAATACCATCAATTAAAAGGATTGGATGAAAACAACCTTAATCGACGCCAACTCACCAACATTGGCACCTTTCGAGCCTATATCAATGCTTATTTAAAGCAACATCCCAACGTCCATCAACATATGACATGCATGGTCAGGCAACTGAAACCTACCGACAAAGGTTTGCCTCTGGAGCTTTACTTTTTTAGCAATGATATCAAATGGGTAAATTATGAAGCCATTCAAGCCGATATTTTTGATCACCTGTTAGCCATTGCCCCAATGTTTGATTTACGCGTGTTTCAAGCACCATCGGGTTACGACTTTCAACAGGTACAGATGCTGCCTGCAAGCAAAGTTAGCGTTGGCGGATAA
- a CDS encoding DUF885 family protein, which translates to MIKQSFFILCLSFFMLGCSSTATPTSAKDSLAEIIADEAQYQRSINPFIEENDLLYYDISPKALADKNTQLTNIYQRLMAIDLSSLSQQDKINHTILAYKLKNSIDSYTYFDHYMPLTSEAGFHAYVSSISQRSAFNSKSDYQRYLERLKALPKYFKQQTYWMQQGIAKGITQPKVVLEGFEDSILAFIKQDPEKSEFYQPFTRMPTHISSDQQQALQAQAKHIILHVINPMYQDYYDFMVNTYLPNARESIAATELPNGKTFYQNRIEHYTTLPLTADEIHQIGLKEVARIRKEMEAIIASVGFNGSFADFVQFLRTDPQFYAQTPLELLKEASYIAKKMDAQLPRLFKTLPRRPYGVIEVPASIAPKYTTGRYSGPSRDDQPGNYWVNTYALDRRPLYVLEALTLHEAVPGHHLQGSIAKEMENVPAFRNQTYISAFGEGWGLYAEYLGIEAGFYQDPYSDFGRLTYEMWRAVRLVVDTGMHAKGWTRAQAMEFLASNSALSLHNVRTEIDRYISWPAQALSYKLGELTIKKLRMQAEKELKGKFDLREFHDQILKNGSIPLSLLESIIESYIANKKQQIEQPS; encoded by the coding sequence ATGATAAAACAATCTTTCTTTATACTATGCTTGTCGTTTTTTATGCTTGGTTGTTCTTCAACCGCAACACCAACATCCGCAAAAGACTCCTTGGCAGAAATCATAGCCGATGAAGCCCAATATCAACGTTCAATTAATCCATTTATCGAAGAAAACGACCTGCTTTATTACGATATATCGCCCAAGGCTCTAGCCGATAAAAATACCCAGTTAACTAACATATATCAGCGCTTGATGGCGATTGATCTATCGTCTTTGTCGCAACAGGATAAGATTAACCATACTATCTTGGCTTATAAATTAAAAAATAGTATAGATTCTTATACTTATTTTGATCACTACATGCCTTTGACTTCAGAGGCTGGATTTCATGCTTATGTCTCTTCAATAAGTCAGCGTTCAGCATTTAATTCGAAGTCAGATTATCAGCGTTATCTTGAGCGTCTTAAAGCGTTACCTAAGTATTTCAAACAACAAACATATTGGATGCAACAAGGCATTGCTAAAGGTATAACCCAACCAAAAGTGGTCCTTGAGGGCTTTGAAGACTCGATTCTTGCTTTTATTAAGCAAGACCCAGAGAAAAGCGAATTTTATCAACCGTTTACCCGTATGCCAACGCATATAAGTAGTGACCAACAGCAGGCTTTGCAAGCCCAAGCTAAGCACATTATTTTACACGTGATTAATCCGATGTATCAGGATTACTATGACTTTATGGTGAATACCTACTTGCCAAATGCAAGGGAATCAATTGCGGCGACAGAGTTACCCAATGGTAAGACGTTTTATCAAAACCGAATTGAACACTATACAACGTTGCCACTGACGGCCGACGAAATTCATCAAATAGGCCTAAAAGAAGTGGCTCGTATTCGCAAAGAAATGGAAGCTATTATTGCATCCGTTGGCTTTAATGGCAGTTTTGCTGACTTTGTTCAGTTTCTGCGTACCGATCCTCAGTTTTATGCTCAGACGCCATTAGAATTGTTAAAAGAGGCATCGTATATTGCTAAAAAAATGGATGCGCAATTACCTCGTTTATTTAAAACATTGCCCCGTCGTCCGTATGGGGTCATTGAAGTTCCAGCCAGTATAGCCCCCAAATATACAACCGGACGTTATTCCGGGCCAAGTCGTGACGATCAACCGGGAAACTATTGGGTTAATACCTACGCCCTCGATCGTCGTCCGCTCTACGTACTTGAAGCATTAACCTTGCATGAAGCCGTACCAGGGCATCATTTACAAGGCAGTATTGCTAAAGAAATGGAAAATGTACCGGCTTTTCGCAATCAAACCTATATCTCAGCTTTTGGCGAAGGGTGGGGCTTATACGCTGAATACTTAGGCATAGAAGCCGGCTTTTACCAAGATCCTTATTCAGACTTTGGTCGTTTAACCTACGAAATGTGGCGTGCGGTTCGATTGGTGGTTGACACTGGCATGCATGCTAAGGGCTGGACACGTGCGCAGGCAATGGAATTTTTAGCCAGCAACTCGGCGTTATCTTTACATAATGTACGCACCGAAATTGACCGCTACATCTCTTGGCCGGCGCAAGCTCTATCTTACAAGTTAGGTGAACTAACCATTAAAAAGTTACGCATGCAGGCGGAAAAGGAGCTTAAGGGGAAATTTGATTTACGAGAATTTCATGATCAGATATTAAAGAACGGCTCGATACCATTGTCGTTATTAGAGTCTATTATCGAGTCCTATATTGCCAATAAAAAACAGCAAATCGAACAGCCATCGTAA
- the proB gene encoding glutamate 5-kinase, translating into MDFKRAVIKVGSALVAPDGNGCSGHYILAIARFISQCHARGKEIIIVSSGSVAAGRGYIAHGSANPSIAMKQAMAAIGQTQMMANWQRFFDTPCSQLLITHGDLRHRPRYLNIKNTLRVLLENKVIPIVNENDTVATKELKVGDNDNLAAMVAMVSGADCLFILSDVNGVYDKDPNKHLDATLIPQVTKIDGSVYAMATGTTNKLATGGMTTKIQAAEKACEHGIHTYIVNGSRSEVFDQLLQRQNPGTHFVAQQSPMKAKKHWLKHTLTACGTITIDQGAANAVVNRGASLLASGLVKVDGEFEKGELVAIALANNKQIIAKGISQYNSGDLRKIKGNNSSHIEVLLGYCPSKEVVHRDDLVLI; encoded by the coding sequence GTGGATTTTAAACGGGCAGTGATCAAAGTCGGCAGCGCTTTAGTCGCACCAGATGGTAACGGATGCAGTGGTCATTATATATTGGCGATTGCTCGGTTTATCAGTCAATGTCATGCCAGAGGCAAGGAAATCATCATTGTATCATCTGGCAGTGTTGCTGCTGGGAGAGGGTATATTGCCCACGGATCAGCGAACCCATCGATAGCGATGAAACAAGCGATGGCGGCCATTGGGCAAACGCAGATGATGGCGAATTGGCAACGTTTTTTTGACACTCCTTGCTCGCAACTTCTGATTACTCATGGCGACTTGCGTCATCGGCCAAGGTATTTGAATATTAAAAATACCTTACGAGTATTACTAGAAAATAAGGTCATTCCCATTGTTAATGAAAACGACACCGTTGCCACCAAAGAGTTAAAAGTTGGTGACAACGATAATCTTGCCGCTATGGTAGCCATGGTAAGCGGGGCTGACTGTTTATTTATTTTAAGCGATGTCAATGGTGTCTATGATAAAGATCCAAACAAGCATTTGGATGCTACGTTAATTCCTCAGGTCACAAAAATTGATGGTTCAGTGTATGCGATGGCAACAGGCACCACGAATAAACTAGCCACAGGTGGCATGACCACCAAAATACAAGCCGCAGAAAAAGCCTGTGAGCATGGCATTCATACTTATATTGTTAATGGCAGCCGCAGTGAGGTGTTTGATCAGCTGCTACAAAGGCAAAACCCAGGTACCCATTTTGTGGCTCAACAATCGCCTATGAAAGCCAAAAAACATTGGCTTAAGCACACTTTAACGGCCTGTGGGACTATTACCATCGATCAGGGCGCTGCCAATGCTGTGGTTAATCGCGGCGCTTCATTGTTAGCCAGTGGTCTAGTTAAAGTCGATGGTGAATTTGAAAAAGGAGAGCTGGTTGCCATTGCTTTAGCAAATAATAAGCAGATTATTGCCAAGGGAATTTCCCAATATAACAGTGGTGACTTAAGAAAAATTAAAGGTAATAATTCATCTCACATTGAAGTGTTATTGGGATATTGCCCAAGTAAAGAAGTCGTTCATCGTGATGATTTAGTATTGATTTAA